From the genome of Bacillota bacterium, one region includes:
- the cydB gene encoding cytochrome d ubiquinol oxidase subunit II, whose protein sequence is MDLNTLWFALIAILFVGYFFLEGFDYGVGILLPWLGRSDRERRVLLNTVGPHWDGNEVWLLTAGGAMFAAFPNWYATLFSGFYLALVLMLLALILRGVGFEYRSRDESPRWRNAWDWAIFAGSLLPALLWGVALANLLRGLPIDAQMNYTGNLLTLLNPYGLLGGLFTLLLFTLHGALFLLLKTEGEIRRRAGAAALWSGALATLAAALFAVYSYFASGLFQRPGPVPGLLLLAGLAALLAVRAALGRERAGWAFVFNGLAIIASVAAIFLGLYPHVMISSLNPAWSLTVYNASSSPYTLRVMTIVALTLVPFVLAYQAWSYWVFRRRVDVRERLTY, encoded by the coding sequence CGATCCTCTTCGTGGGCTACTTCTTCCTGGAGGGCTTCGACTACGGCGTCGGCATCCTCCTTCCCTGGCTGGGGCGCTCGGACCGCGAGCGGCGCGTGCTGCTCAACACGGTGGGACCCCACTGGGACGGCAACGAGGTCTGGTTGCTGACGGCCGGCGGCGCCATGTTCGCCGCCTTCCCCAACTGGTACGCCACGCTCTTCAGCGGCTTCTACCTGGCTTTGGTGCTGATGCTGCTGGCCCTGATCCTGCGCGGCGTCGGCTTCGAGTACCGCAGCCGCGACGAGAGCCCGCGCTGGCGGAACGCCTGGGACTGGGCCATCTTCGCCGGCAGCCTGCTGCCCGCCCTCCTCTGGGGGGTGGCGCTGGCCAACCTGCTTCGCGGCCTGCCCATCGACGCGCAGATGAACTACACCGGCAACCTCCTGACGCTCCTCAACCCGTACGGCCTGCTGGGCGGCCTCTTCACTCTGCTGCTCTTCACGCTGCACGGGGCGCTCTTTCTCCTGCTCAAGACGGAGGGCGAGATCCGGCGGCGCGCCGGCGCGGCCGCCCTCTGGTCGGGCGCCCTGGCCACGCTGGCGGCGGCGCTCTTCGCCGTCTACAGCTACTTCGCCAGCGGCCTTTTCCAGAGGCCGGGGCCGGTGCCGGGTCTCCTCCTGCTGGCCGGCCTGGCGGCGCTCCTGGCCGTCCGTGCCGCTCTCGGCCGCGAACGCGCCGGTTGGGCCTTCGTGTTCAACGGCTTGGCCATCATCGCCAGCGTGGCCGCGATCTTTCTCGGCCTCTACCCGCACGTGATGATCTCCAGCCTCAACCCCGCCTGGAGCCTGACCGTCTACAACGCCTCCTCCAGCCCTTACACGCTGCGGGTGATGACCATCGTCGCCCTGACGCTGGTCCCCTTCGTGCTGGCCTACCAGGCGTGGAGCTACTGGGTCTTCCGGCGGCGCGTGGACGTGCGCGAGAGGCTGACCTACTAG